A portion of the Hydractinia symbiolongicarpus strain clone_291-10 chromosome 10, HSymV2.1, whole genome shotgun sequence genome contains these proteins:
- the LOC130612387 gene encoding uncharacterized protein LOC130612387, whose protein sequence is MSDSENFSNDEIFFEQESEDEDVEEMEGMMKALKPYLFEPEIDISSSESAASDEEEFLDLTNDEVSAEEKTRTGNTEWCTCGKCKVEQRDIDCLCCQEVGALQDKIEQQLCVTQLE, encoded by the coding sequence ATGTCTGACTCAGAAAATTTTTCAaatgatgaaatattttttgaacaaGAAAGTGAAGATGAAGATGTTGAAGAAATGGAAGGAATGATGAAGGCGTTGAAACCATATCTTTTTGAACCAGAAATAGATATCTCTTCCTCTGAGTCGGCAGCTTCAGACGAGGAAGAATTTTTAGATTTAACTAATGATGAAGTTTCAGCAGAAGAAAAGACAAGAACTGGAAATACAGAGTGGTGCACCTGTGGAAAATGTAAAGTAGAGCAAAGAGATATTGATTGTTTGTGTTGCCAAGAAGTTGGGGCTTTGCAAGACAAAATTGAACAGCAACTATGTGTAACACAATTAGAATAA